A genomic window from Gossypium hirsutum isolate 1008001.06 chromosome D10, Gossypium_hirsutum_v2.1, whole genome shotgun sequence includes:
- the LOC107942570 gene encoding uncharacterized protein, with the protein MALFEALYGRKRRAPLFWFDMKEKRNLGSDLVCEIEDTVKLICDRLKALSDRSDPSHVLPVEEIKVRSNLSYEEEPVVILEREVKVLHSKTVPLVKVLWRNHETKEATWELEDIMRR; encoded by the exons atggctctgTTTGAGGCACTTTATGGTAGAAAGCGTAGGGCTCCACTATTTTGGTTTGACATGAAGGAGAAGAGGAATTTGGGTTCAGATTTGGTCTGTGAGATTGAGGATACGGTGAAACTTATCTGTGATCGGTTGAAGGCTCTTTCAGATAG atcggatccttcccATGTTCTTCCTGTTGAGGAGATTAAGGTTCGATCTAACCTTTCATATGAGGAGGAACCGGTTGTGATCTTAGAACGTGAGGTCAAGGTGCTGCATAGTAAGAcggttccactagtgaaagttttgtggcgcAACCACGAGACTAAGGAAGCCACTTGGGAGTTGGAAGATATAATGAGGCGTTAG